The region TTTGTCCAGAATTCCAAATATTCTACAAGTTTATGTATTTTGTCCGAAAAAAGTCCGCCTATTCAAAAAAAAAACTGAAGGGTCAAAAATTGTTCAGTTTGAATTTGTGAGAAAAGTTTAAAACGTTGCATTTTTTGACATTCTATTTTGTTTTTAAATCAGGAACATTTTCTATGAATAACGAAATTTGTTTCACAAACACGATCATTTGTTGAGAAAACCCAGTCATTTAAAAAAAATCTGCATACTTTTTAAAATTAGCGAAGAAAACTTAAAAACCGcaaataatttatatatttttTAGTTGCGATTTTTTTCCTTAAATTTATCAAAAAAGTTAAAATTAATTCAGAACAATTTTTGAATCTACGAACGGAGTTTCACAAAGAGAACATTTTTTTGTAATTATGAACAGATATTTTGAATGCAAGAGCATTTTTTTCGAAATTGTTGAACAATTTCAGAAACACGATCTTGTTTTTAAttcagaacaaattttgaaaataagGAATGTTTAATGTCAAACCGTACTTGAATTTTTCGAACAAATCTGTAATGTAAAATAAAGTCGAATTTTTAAAAGGAGAAAAAGGGGAAAAGTAAGAGGAAATAGAAAAGACCAATAAATAAAAAGGAacgggagaaaggaaaaggggaaaaaataGTGAAAAATAAAGGAAATTAAACAGGGAGAGACGGGTTGAGAGAACCTTTTAGAAAGTTTCCGAAAGCAGAAAAACCGGACCGGAACGTGCTAGAAGGTTCCAGAACAGAAGTAAACAGATCAGGGAACCGCACCGGGGCAGTGCCGCTCGGTCGCGCGATCCCTGTGCGTTTCCTCGACGTTTTGACGGAACGAGCGTCTAATAGGAGTTTCCGGATGGAGCAGCCCCATGGAAGAGGAATATCCCGTTACGCCGCGAGCATTTCTCCCTGCTGGCCCACAGGAAGGATCTCGCAACCCGCACGCACGCACGCGACGACGACCGTAGAGGCTAATCTGCAGTGCACACAGCCAGGAGAGCCTCGTCTCCTCCgttggcagcggcagcagcaagagaAGAGGCGGCCGGCCCTCCCAGCCCCCAAAGAGCGAGTGTGAGAAGCAGAGCTCCTACTCCTCTCCTCACAAACCCTCTCCCCCCTCCAAACCCCCCCTCCCNNNNNNNNNNNNNNNNNNNNNNNNNNNNNNNNNNNNNNNNNNNNNNNNNNNNNNNNNNNNNNNNNNNNNNNNNNNNNNNNNNNNNNNNNNNNNNNNNNNNNNNNNNNNNNNNNNNGTCTCGGACTCCacggccgccccgccccgccccgccggtaagtgcgccgcccctcctcctcctcccccgtcgCTCGACTCCGCCGGATTCATCCACTGCCCCGCTCGCCCGCCCGCCCGCTCGTCGATTTTTGGGGGATTTTTGTTTTCCTCCATCGAGGACCCGTCGCCGTCCGATTCGGCGGGCCTCACTTCGGGCAGTGTTTCACTCCCCCGCTACTCTGCCCATCTAATAATGCCGCCCGCctctccccgttcctgattttcgaTTGCGTCTCCGCCAGGTACAGGCGAGGATGGATTTGTCCAGGTTCGCGTCTCCGCGGGCCCCGGGCCTGCAGATCGGCGCCGCCTCCCTCCGGGGGGCATGCTCGCTGCGCCGACCCCggcaccgaggcggcggcggagggaaccTCATGGTTGCCTCGGCCCTCCGCGGCTGCGGCCTCTTCTACGCCGCCCCAAACCACGGGGGCTCCGCCCGTCTCCGGCTCAGACGGACCGGGTCGGCGCGGTGCCAGGGGAACGACTCACTGGCCTACGTGGACGGCCCGCTGGAGGGCACCAAGGGCAGCAGCGAGGGCGGCGACGAGACGGGCACCACATCGGGGTCCGACGCCGAGGAGAGGGCCCGCACCGCCGCCGTCGACGTCGACGACCTCAGGGACCTGTTGCAGAAGGCcaggaaggagctggaggtggcCCGGCTCAACAGCACCATGTTCGAGGGCAAGGCGCAGCGCATATCCGAGTCGGCCATCGCGCTCAAGGACCGCGCTGACAGCGCGCAGACCGAGGTCTCCGCGGCCGTGGCCGCCGTGCAGGAGGTCATCAGCAAGGAGGACGACGCCAAGGAGGCCGTCCGCAGGGCCACCATGGCGCTCTCCATGGCCGAGGCCCGGCTGCAGCTCGCCGCGGAGGCGCTCGATGCCAAGAGGGGCTCCGTCGGCCAGCTGGAGGTCAGCCTCGACGACGTCGAGGAGGAGGCGCTTGCTTCTGCTCAGGAGGAGATTAAGGGGTGCCAGGCCAGCCTGTCGAAGTGCGAGGAGGAGCTCGGGCGGGTCCAGGGGAAGAAGATGGAGCTGCAGAAGGAGGTCGACAGGCTGACCGAGCTCGCCGAGAGGGCTCTCCTGGACGCGTCCAAGGCCGAGGAGGACGTTTCCAACATAATGGTGTTGGCTGAGCAGGCCGTGGCTCTTGAGATGGAAGCGGCCAAGCGTGCAAACGACGCGGAGCTGGCGCTACAGAAGGCGGAGAAGGCGGTTGAGTCCGTTGTGGAGCTGGTGCCGGCTGCTGATGGGCACATGAGTGACGAAGAGGATGATCTTTCTGATGTTTATGACTATAGCGGTGACGGCATGGCTGACATTTCTGAAAGGGATGAGGTGTCAAATGTCGAGCGTTTGATGCAGATTAGCGACTTGGCTGCTGAAGGCATCGAGCCGCTTGAACCGTCTAATGAAATGCCTGTTGAAGAACGCAGTGACAAGTTGCTTGTTGAGCCTCAGAAAGAAGCTGAGCCTGATGTAGATAAGTCAAAGCAAGGGAAGAAGCAGGAGTCTTCCAAATCATCGTTGAAGAGGTCGTCTCGTTTTTTCTCGGCGTCTTTCTTCTCCTCCAAATCTGATGGAGAATTTACACCTACATCTGTATTCCGAGGGCTAATGAAATCAGCAAGAAAACAAGCACCAGCTCTTGTTGCCGGGATACTGCTTATTGGTGCAGGGTGAGTTGCATGGTGaactaatgtagaatttttcttttGGCTGCTGTTTTATTTTGCATATCTCCATCTGTTTACCTTGTATACTTTTATAGTATGCCCATCTGTTGATCTGTGGAATAAATATAACTGTGGGTGATTCCGTTTACAGTGGTTGAACATGCTTTTCGTCAATTTCATGCATATTGTTTAACCAGCTCTTTCTCAAATGACGTTTTCCTTGTGTGCGTACCATAGGGCATTCTTCTTCAATAGAGCTGAGAAGAATAGTCAATTGTTTCAGCAGCCAGGCATAACCACTACAAGTATTGAAGAAGTTACCTCCACTGCAAAGCCCATAGTTCGTGAGATACGGCAGTTACCACAAAGAATAAAGAAGCTAATCGAGCTCTTACCTCATCAAGAGGTATTTGTCCCTGTTTAGTCTGAACCTGTACATCAGTGAGTTTCATAATTCATTTGTCTGACCACTCTATTAGCGCTCATGTAAACTAATTTGAAGTTTAGCTTCCAAGTAGCTTCCTTATGCCCTTTATTGCCCTATTTAGGTAAATGAGGAAGAAGCTTCGCTTTTTGACATCCTATATTTGCTGCTGGCTAGTGTTGTTTTTGTACCATTATTCCAGAAAATACCTGGAGGTGAGATTTGCGTATCTGCTACCTGTATGTACCTTGATAAGAATCAGCATATTTGCATGTTCGGTTATTAAATGCACTTCGATATCATAGGTAGTCCTGTTCTTGGATATCTTGCTGCTGGTGTCCTCATTGGTCCATATGGTCTCTCTATCATCCGCAATGTCCATGGAACAAAGGCAATTGCTGAATTTGGAGTCGTGTTCTTGTTATTCAACATTGGCCTTGAGGTACAAGCTGAGTGATTTTTAAGATTCTTCTTTCCGGGAGCATCAGTTTAATATTTTTTTTGTATCTGCAGCTTTCTGTGGAAAGGTTAAGTTCGATGAAGAAGTATGTCTTTGGATTAGGCTCTGCTCAGGTAATTTCAATGCCTATGTAATCATCAAACAGTTGTGCATGCTGATTACTCCCTGACAAATTGTAACAATCGACAGGTGTTGGTTACTACAGCAGCTGTTGGTCTGGCAGCTCACCGTTTTGCAGCACTACCAGGACCAGCAGCAATTGTTGTTGGGAGTGGGTTGGCTCTATCATCCACAGCTGTCGTCTTGCAAGTATGATTTTTAACTGGCAATTATCTTATTTATCGAATTTTGCTAGGCTGGTTTTCAGCACAAATCATCATAATTATCAAATATTGAATGAAGTTGTTCATCAGAAGCAATTTCTTCAGAGAAAAAGTAGATTGGCTGGATTTTTTTTTGTGGTCATACTTTCAATATTCAGGCCTAGACTTGGTTTATTGAAGCATGGGCGCTTGCGTAATGCTAAATGCTTTCTTTCTTCTACATATTTATCTGTATTCTTCAAAATTCTATCAGAATCTTTTGTTGCTGTGCTGTTGAGCccttgctgttttttttgcttCGCTAGGTGCTACAAGAACGTGGGGAGAGCACATCACGGCATGGACGCGCCACATTTTCTGTGCTACTTTTCCAGGTACAGTTTGAGCATGGTCTGACAGATACCTTTTCAGGGCTCTCTCCTCATGTTATTGCCATTGCGCGTCATCATGTCCCTTCGACGATGTTCATAAGCTTTTTTTTGGCCATGGGTACAGCTGTAGTATCTCATTTTAGTGAAAGAAATGAGCCACCTTTTGATATTGGCAGCCTTGTACTTCTTTTTAACAGATGTTTCTTAATTTGTGTCCAGGATCTGGCCGTGGTGGTTCTGTTGATATTGATCCCACTCATATCACCTAATTCTTCAAAAGGAGGGGTAAGCTTTTTATGTCATGTGCTTTTTGCTTGTCGAGCTAGCACATTTTTTTTTCTTGATGCCCACCATTTTACATATTTTTCAAAGAATCCACATCACATAAACTGCTCACCCAAGTTTCTGAACCCTCTTCTCTGATTGTCACTTCTACTGAGCACTACAAAACCCATTTCTTCCATAATGTTCTTGAATGTGCAGAGCTATGCAAACATGATGATATTTCATTGCACTAATGTCCAGAGGCATGTGTTTAGCCTTTCCGTTTTAACGGTATGGGTATGGCCCTTGATACTTCTCTGCTTCTTACAGGTTGGTTTCCAAGCAATATTGGAAGCTATGGGAATGGCTGCGGTAAAGGCAATAGCTGCTATAACTGCCATCATTGCTGGAGGTCGTTTGGTGAGTTGTATATTCATTCATTTTAGTTGATATGCTTATCTTATGAGAAACTTTGCATAACTCTTTCTTAACTGCCAGCTTAACAAGCACACATACATACCTTGCATTTATGTATAGCTGCCGCTGTTGTGTGTGCGTTTTAGTCCTTTTATTTTGCACCTGCATTTCTTATAATTTGATTGTACCTGTTTGACTCACATTTTTTATTGTTGAACAGTTCCTTCGGCCAATTTACAGGCAAATTGCTGAAAATCGGAATGCTGAGATATTTTCAGCAAATACTCTCCTTGTTATATTTGGGACAAGTCTTCTTACTGCTCGGGTATGTATTTTATTTGATTAATTCTGACCCTGCTTTCCTGAAATCTACATCTCATATTGTTGTACATTTCTTTATAGGCTGGCTTATCAATGGCACTGGGAGCATTTTTGGCTGGTTTGTTGTTAGCAGAAACAGAGTTCTCCTTGCAGGTTGAGTCGGATATTGCTCCTTACCGTGGCCTTCTGTTAGGTCTATTCTTTATGACGGTGAGGGCTCTGAAGACAATCTCACTAGATATTAATTCCTGTAGCCTATACCATTAGGATTTTGTTGCTGAGTGTACCATTCTTATATGATGGAGCAGATATATAATGCAGTTTTGCAGATACCATAATAGGTCAATTCTTGTTTATTAGTTCATTAGTCATGGAGTCATCGACATATGCATTGACCCACATGAAATCCTTATTCATTTCATTTAACTGTTCAATATTGAACCCTTTTCGCTCCACTCTAATCTTACTGCAGAATTTCATTATTATCACAAGTTTCTCGTATCATATATTTTAAATAAAATTGATGATCATTTGTGCTATCTCAATTGATGCTGTCAAGACGCAATAATATCTTATTTCTTTTCTAGCAGGCAACTTCATGTATTTCTTATTGTTTCAATATATCTTGCTCGTAGAGCTATTatttcttcctttcaacaacttgCCATGCATAGAATCATAAGAATGCCACTAATTGGTGTCATATCACTTATGTTTATCTTATTTTGGATTTACATGCCATTAACATTTCAGAAATTTGTTTCTTGAACATCAATGCTTGAATTACTTTAGAACATTTCTAATTCCTTTTGTAAGTTCCGACCATATTTGATACCTTCTTAATGCTTACCCTGGTTTGTTTCTTTCCAGGTTGGAATGTCTATTGACCCAAAGCTGTTTCTGTCAAACTTCCCAGCAGTCTCTTTGATATTAGGTCTCTTAATTATTGGAAAGACACTGTTAGTAACATTTATTGGTAGAGTGTTTGGAGTTTCCACCATAGCTGCTGTTCGGGTTGGTCTTTTGCTTGCACCTGGTGGGGAGTTTGCTTTTGTTGCCTTTGGAGAAGCCGTTAACCAGGTATTGTATTTACTATTTTCTATGACTGTACCTCGTGTTTTGTGTTTTTCCTATTGTTAGCCTTATAGGCGATGAGATATTTCTTTCTCACACATGAGTTTATCATGGGAGCAATAATTTTTAAAAATGGCAACGCTGTCTTTGCAGGGTCTTCTATCGCCTCAATTATCGTCATTATTATTTTTGGTGGTTGGCCTTTCAATGGCTATGACACCATATTTAGCTGCTGGAGGGCAGTTTCTAGCATCAAAATTTGAGCAGCATGATGTCAGGAGTTTATTGCCAGTGGAAAGTGAGGtatattctt is a window of Triticum dicoccoides isolate Atlit2015 ecotype Zavitan chromosome 2B, WEW_v2.0, whole genome shotgun sequence DNA encoding:
- the LOC119366505 gene encoding K(+) efflux antiporter 2, chloroplastic-like, translating into MDLSRFASPRAPGLQIGAASLRGACSLRRPRHRGGGGGNLMVASALRGCGLFYAAPNHGGSARLRLRRTGSARCQGNDSLAYVDGPLEGTKGSSEGGDETGTTSGSDAEERARTAAVDVDDLRDLLQKARKELEVARLNSTMFEGKAQRISESAIALKDRADSAQTEVSAAVAAVQEVISKEDDAKEAVRRATMALSMAEARLQLAAEALDAKRGSVGQLEVSLDDVEEEALASAQEEIKGCQASLSKCEEELGRVQGKKMELQKEVDRLTELAERALLDASKAEEDVSNIMVLAEQAVALEMEAAKRANDAELALQKAEKAVESVVELVPAADGHMSDEEDDLSDVYDYSGDGMADISERDEVSNVERLMQISDLAAEGIEPLEPSNEMPVEERSDKLLVEPQKEAEPDVDKSKQGKKQESSKSSLKRSSRFFSASFFSSKSDGEFTPTSVFRGLMKSARKQAPALVAGILLIGAGAFFFNRAEKNSQLFQQPGITTTSIEEVTSTAKPIVREIRQLPQRIKKLIELLPHQEVNEEEASLFDILYLLLASVVFVPLFQKIPGGSPVLGYLAAGVLIGPYGLSIIRNVHGTKAIAEFGVVFLLFNIGLELSVERLSSMKKYVFGLGSAQVLVTTAAVGLAAHRFAALPGPAAIVVGSGLALSSTAVVLQVLQERGESTSRHGRATFSVLLFQDLAVVVLLILIPLISPNSSKGGVGFQAILEAMGMAAVKAIAAITAIIAGGRLFLRPIYRQIAENRNAEIFSANTLLVIFGTSLLTARAGLSMALGAFLAGLLLAETEFSLQVESDIAPYRGLLLGLFFMTVGMSIDPKLFLSNFPAVSLILGLLIIGKTLLVTFIGRVFGVSTIAAVRVGLLLAPGGEFAFVAFGEAVNQGLLSPQLSSLLFLVVGLSMAMTPYLAAGGQFLASKFEQHDVRSLLPVESETDDLQGHIIILGFGRVGQIIAQLLSERLIPFVALDVRSDRVAVGRALDLPVYFGDAGSREVLHKVGAERACAAAITLDTPGANYRAVWALSKYFPNVKTFVRAHDVDHGVNLEKAGASAVVPETLEPSLQLAAAVLAQAKLPMSEIATTINEFRNRHLSELTELCSTSGSSLGYGFSRVMSKTKPVVSDDESDTIDGALAI